Proteins co-encoded in one Bremerella sp. TYQ1 genomic window:
- the purE gene encoding 5-(carboxyamino)imidazole ribonucleotide mutase, which yields MSQANQPLVGVIMGSKSDWETMQNACDILESFDVPYEKRVVSAHRTPAWMNEYATTAESRGIKIIIAGAGGAAHLPGMVASQTTLPVLGVPVKSRALSGLDSLLSIVQMPGGIPVGTLAIGDAGAKNAGLLAVRILATTDSELQKKLAQFQQEQTDKVLEDSQL from the coding sequence ATGTCCCAAGCAAATCAGCCGCTGGTGGGCGTCATCATGGGCAGCAAGTCTGATTGGGAGACGATGCAAAATGCCTGTGATATTTTGGAATCGTTCGATGTCCCTTACGAGAAGCGGGTTGTCTCCGCCCATCGCACGCCGGCGTGGATGAACGAATATGCGACCACCGCCGAAAGTCGTGGCATCAAAATCATCATCGCCGGTGCTGGCGGCGCGGCCCATCTTCCTGGAATGGTTGCATCGCAAACAACGCTTCCTGTTTTGGGCGTTCCGGTGAAAAGCCGAGCTTTGTCAGGTCTCGACTCGCTCCTTTCGATCGTGCAAATGCCTGGCGGAATTCCTGTCGGCACGCTTGCCATCGGGGACGCAGGGGCGAAGAACGCCGGCCTGCTGGCCGTTCGGATTCTCGCGACGACCGATTCAGAGCTACAAAAGAAACTGGCTCAATTCCAGCAAGAACAAACCGATAAAGTGCTGGAGGATTCCCAACTGTGA
- a CDS encoding NAD(P)-dependent alcohol dehydrogenase: MATAEVEPQVKTGTMQAAILEAYGGEEYLKIDSVDRPKITADDVLIRVHAASVNPIDWKIRQGMLKWVLPEQLPAILGFDVAGEIVEVGYSAKQQGWNVGDEVMAFSNHIMGGGYAEFLSVDAKFVAKKPNSMSFEEAACIPLAGTTAWKALVKLGKLHAGDDVLINGASGGVGTYAVQIAKALGANVTAVCSADNHGLVEDLGADHVIDYHATDFTRIGRSFDIVFDAVSKSSFLECRRIMKPVGHYIATLPSVERVGFSMLSKLQKQSCHMVLARPDGDILKSLAAMANEGKLRTILDTVFPLSEVAAAHRKSEGGHVVGKLALHVIRDMPHDEQPSE, from the coding sequence ATGGCTACCGCCGAAGTAGAACCTCAAGTGAAAACCGGAACCATGCAAGCCGCCATCCTCGAAGCTTACGGCGGAGAAGAATATCTGAAGATCGACAGCGTTGACCGTCCGAAAATCACCGCTGACGACGTACTGATCCGAGTTCACGCCGCGAGCGTCAACCCGATCGACTGGAAGATCCGCCAAGGAATGTTGAAGTGGGTACTTCCAGAACAACTGCCTGCCATTCTCGGCTTTGATGTCGCTGGCGAGATTGTGGAAGTAGGGTACAGTGCCAAGCAACAAGGCTGGAACGTCGGCGATGAGGTGATGGCGTTTTCAAACCACATTATGGGTGGTGGCTACGCGGAATTTCTATCGGTCGATGCGAAGTTCGTTGCCAAGAAGCCAAACAGCATGTCGTTTGAAGAAGCAGCATGTATTCCACTTGCTGGGACAACGGCGTGGAAAGCCCTCGTGAAACTTGGAAAGCTGCACGCAGGCGATGACGTGCTGATCAACGGTGCATCAGGCGGCGTCGGAACTTACGCTGTCCAAATCGCCAAAGCGCTGGGCGCGAATGTGACGGCAGTTTGCAGTGCGGATAATCATGGCCTTGTCGAAGACTTGGGCGCTGATCACGTGATTGATTATCACGCCACCGATTTCACACGCATCGGCCGATCGTTCGACATCGTGTTCGACGCAGTCAGCAAATCGTCGTTCCTAGAGTGTCGCCGAATTATGAAACCGGTCGGACATTACATTGCGACGCTACCTTCGGTCGAGCGTGTTGGCTTTTCGATGCTGTCGAAGCTTCAAAAGCAGTCATGCCACATGGTTCTCGCACGCCCTGACGGCGACATCCTCAAATCACTCGCGGCGATGGCCAATGAAGGCAAGCTGCGTACGATTCTTGATACGGTCTTCCCGCTCAGCGAAGTAGCCGCGGCCCACCGCAAAAGCGAAGGTGGGCATGTCGTCGGGAAACTGGCTTTGCACGTCATTCGCGATATGCCGCACGACGAGCAGCCAAGTGAGTAA
- a CDS encoding hydantoinase B/oxoprolinase family protein: MRPEFWIDVGGTFTDCLMSLSGKPERRQKVLSSGCMQGTVEAGSTLSEIVDPLRMADPADVWRGYSLQLLAADGSITDQRTVTRFDPQSGTLELETPLSELPLNGTVYQLTGNEEAPLLAIRYLLGLPLSETIPNVNVRLGTTRGTNALLTRNGAEVGLVITEGFADILEIGTQSRPHLFQLDIRKPTSLVSQVIEAKQRLDASGHTLLPLDEDDLRGKLIALHQKGIRSLAICFLHAYREPKDELRAAEIAREVGFEEVSLSHDVAPLIKIVSRGDTTVVDAYLNPVLQTYIARIQSKLGEGSHLRLLTSAGGLIEAGSFSGKDSILSGPAGGVVGFAAAAKIAGFEKAIGFDMGGTSTDVSRFDGTYERQFETEKAGVRIVTPMMAIETVAAGGGSICGFDGVKLVVGPASAGADPGPACYGRGGPLTVTDINFALGKLQAARLPFPLDAEAVNRRLQEVCEQVRETTGIEHSPQELAAGFLKIANANIAEAIRTISVAKGYDPRAYLLVPFGGAAGQHACAVADILGAEQLLFHPSAGILSAVGIGAADTTRFATSPFYQPLEVAASKLVAALDQLKDSATAQLQQEGITCDTISYRQQIELRYRGLESSLVIDAVPLETLAGRYHAEHRLRYGYDRQEQTIEVVAARVEAISRGAQEKPLSHTVETYEARPLRSVSLLFDGQPIETGVYDRDTLHPGAKLLGPALISEPLATTVIDPGWEAEMLSGGELIARRVANNDVASSQIAPTSSDLTTADPILLEILNNQFAAIAEQMGVALQNTSVSVNVKERLDFSCALFTAAGDLIANAPHIPVHLGAMSETVKATIDKHPQMRLGDVFVTNDPYHGGSHLPDVTVITPVFVGEKDSAPSFFAASRAHHAEIGGIAAGSMPSGSTNLAEEGVLIDNFKLIDAGTPRWQEMETILTEAPYPSRKPSDNLADIAAQIAANHHGLEDLQRMVHQYGLDMVIAYAGHIQAAAARKTRLTLSGIPSGRYQFTDHLDDGSPLCVVIDLDEETATIDFTGTGPVLPGNLNANRAIVTAAVMYCLRCLLNEDIPLNQGVLEPVTIILPECFLNPPRRETPRQCAAVAGGNVETSQRIVDVLLGALGMAAASQGTMNNLTFGDATFGYYETICGGAGATPKANGASAVHTHMTNTRLTDAEVFELRFPARIRRFAIRRGSGGAGKHRGGDGIIREIEFLKPLDLSLLTQRRGPYAPYGLKQGEPGACGQNYLRRANRPDEPLPNTISVQVSAGDVLILESPGGGGWGLKPE; this comes from the coding sequence ATGCGACCAGAGTTTTGGATTGACGTCGGAGGTACTTTCACCGACTGCTTGATGTCGTTATCAGGCAAGCCGGAGCGACGCCAGAAAGTGCTTAGTTCCGGGTGCATGCAAGGAACCGTCGAAGCAGGCAGCACGCTTTCGGAAATTGTCGATCCCCTGCGAATGGCTGACCCAGCCGATGTTTGGCGTGGGTATTCTTTGCAACTGCTGGCGGCCGATGGAAGCATTACCGACCAGCGAACGGTGACTCGCTTCGATCCCCAATCAGGCACACTCGAGCTGGAAACACCGCTCAGCGAACTCCCCCTGAATGGAACCGTTTACCAGTTAACCGGCAACGAAGAAGCTCCCCTGTTGGCGATACGCTACCTGCTGGGACTTCCGCTCTCGGAAACGATTCCTAACGTCAACGTCCGCCTGGGAACGACACGTGGCACGAACGCGCTGCTGACTCGAAACGGAGCGGAAGTTGGCCTGGTTATCACCGAAGGTTTCGCCGACATTCTCGAGATCGGTACGCAAAGCCGGCCTCACTTGTTTCAGCTCGACATCCGTAAACCAACCTCGCTTGTCTCGCAAGTTATCGAAGCGAAACAGCGTCTCGACGCCAGCGGTCACACGCTATTGCCACTGGATGAAGACGATCTTCGTGGGAAGCTTATCGCGCTGCATCAGAAAGGAATTCGTTCGCTGGCGATCTGCTTTCTGCACGCCTATCGCGAGCCGAAGGATGAACTACGCGCTGCCGAGATTGCGAGGGAGGTTGGTTTCGAGGAGGTCAGCCTTTCGCACGACGTTGCTCCGCTGATCAAAATTGTTTCGCGCGGCGATACGACCGTCGTCGATGCGTATCTCAATCCGGTTTTGCAAACGTACATCGCTCGAATTCAGTCCAAGCTGGGCGAAGGTAGCCACCTGCGTCTGCTCACTTCGGCCGGAGGACTGATCGAAGCGGGTTCATTCTCTGGCAAAGACAGCATCTTGTCGGGGCCGGCCGGGGGCGTTGTCGGCTTTGCCGCCGCGGCAAAGATTGCCGGATTTGAGAAAGCAATCGGCTTTGACATGGGGGGAACCAGCACCGACGTTTCACGTTTCGATGGAACGTACGAGCGGCAGTTTGAGACGGAGAAAGCTGGCGTCCGAATCGTCACGCCGATGATGGCCATCGAAACGGTCGCTGCCGGTGGCGGTTCGATTTGCGGATTCGATGGCGTCAAACTGGTTGTCGGGCCAGCGAGTGCCGGGGCCGATCCAGGGCCAGCTTGTTACGGTCGAGGCGGTCCTTTGACAGTGACGGACATTAACTTCGCACTCGGCAAACTGCAGGCGGCCCGGCTCCCCTTCCCGCTGGATGCCGAGGCAGTCAATCGACGCTTGCAGGAAGTTTGTGAGCAAGTCCGCGAGACGACTGGAATCGAACATTCGCCGCAAGAGCTCGCGGCAGGCTTCCTGAAAATTGCCAACGCCAACATCGCGGAAGCGATTCGTACGATCTCAGTCGCTAAAGGCTATGACCCACGTGCTTACCTACTGGTCCCTTTCGGCGGAGCCGCTGGGCAGCATGCTTGTGCAGTGGCGGATATCCTGGGGGCGGAACAGCTGCTGTTTCATCCCAGCGCCGGCATCTTAAGCGCCGTCGGAATTGGAGCGGCTGACACCACGCGGTTCGCAACGTCTCCGTTCTATCAGCCGCTGGAAGTAGCAGCTTCCAAACTCGTCGCAGCACTCGATCAATTGAAAGACTCCGCCACAGCCCAACTGCAGCAAGAGGGCATTACCTGCGACACGATCAGCTATCGGCAGCAGATCGAACTACGTTATCGGGGGCTGGAGTCTTCGTTAGTCATCGATGCCGTACCGCTTGAGACGCTCGCTGGTCGGTACCATGCCGAGCACCGACTGCGTTATGGGTACGATCGCCAAGAGCAAACCATTGAAGTCGTCGCGGCGAGGGTCGAAGCGATCAGTCGCGGTGCCCAGGAGAAACCACTCAGTCACACCGTCGAGACTTACGAAGCCCGACCGCTTCGAAGCGTCTCGTTGCTTTTCGATGGCCAGCCGATCGAAACCGGTGTGTACGACCGAGACACGCTTCACCCTGGCGCGAAACTGCTGGGCCCCGCGTTGATTTCGGAACCGCTCGCGACGACAGTGATCGACCCTGGCTGGGAAGCCGAAATGCTCAGCGGTGGCGAACTGATTGCTCGTCGTGTTGCCAACAACGATGTCGCCTCTAGCCAGATCGCACCGACGTCTAGCGACTTGACAACGGCCGATCCGATCTTGCTCGAGATTTTAAACAATCAGTTCGCGGCAATCGCCGAGCAGATGGGTGTCGCGTTGCAAAACACATCCGTCAGCGTGAACGTGAAAGAACGACTCGATTTCAGCTGCGCGCTGTTTACCGCGGCTGGTGACCTGATTGCTAACGCGCCTCATATTCCGGTGCATTTGGGGGCGATGTCGGAAACGGTGAAAGCAACCATCGACAAGCATCCGCAAATGCGTCTGGGCGATGTGTTCGTGACGAACGATCCTTACCATGGTGGATCACACCTTCCGGACGTGACGGTGATCACTCCGGTTTTCGTTGGCGAAAAAGATTCCGCGCCAAGCTTCTTCGCAGCAAGCAGGGCCCATCATGCCGAGATCGGGGGCATCGCCGCCGGTTCGATGCCGTCTGGCTCGACCAACCTGGCGGAAGAAGGCGTCCTGATCGACAACTTCAAGTTAATCGACGCGGGCACTCCTCGGTGGCAGGAAATGGAAACGATTTTGACCGAGGCTCCCTACCCTTCGCGAAAGCCCTCGGACAACCTGGCCGATATCGCGGCTCAGATCGCGGCGAATCATCATGGCTTGGAAGACCTTCAACGGATGGTCCATCAATATGGCTTGGACATGGTGATTGCTTATGCCGGACATATCCAAGCAGCCGCGGCACGCAAGACGCGTCTGACACTTTCTGGCATTCCGTCCGGTCGCTACCAATTCACCGATCACCTCGACGATGGCTCACCGCTTTGCGTTGTTATTGATCTGGACGAGGAAACAGCAACGATCGATTTTACCGGCACAGGTCCTGTTTTGCCTGGCAACTTGAACGCCAATCGAGCGATCGTTACAGCAGCGGTCATGTACTGTTTGCGGTGCTTGTTGAACGAAGACATACCGCTCAACCAAGGTGTCCTTGAACCGGTGACAATCATTCTGCCGGAATGCTTTCTCAATCCACCCCGACGGGAAACACCTCGTCAGTGTGCGGCGGTCGCAGGGGGCAACGTCGAGACATCACAACGAATCGTTGATGTTCTGCTGGGTGCACTCGGCATGGCGGCCGCAAGCCAGGGAACGATGAACAACCTGACTTTCGGCGACGCGACATTTGGTTATTACGAAACAATCTGCGGTGGAGCCGGCGCCACCCCGAAAGCCAACGGGGCTTCGGCCGTCCATACGCACATGACGAACACGCGCTTAACCGATGCGGAAGTTTTCGAGCTTCGCTTTCCGGCTCGGATCCGTCGGTTTGCAATTCGGCGTGGCTCGGGAGGCGCTGGCAAACACCGCGGCGGCGATGGCATTATCCGCGAGATCGAATTTCTCAAACCGCTCGATCTTTCGTTGCTGACGCAGCGTCGCGGCCCTTATGCTCCTTACGGCTTGAAGCAGGGCGAGCCTGGAGCTTGCGGGCAAAATTACCTGCGACGAGCCAATCGGCCCGACGAGCCTTTGCCGAACACAATCAGCGTTCAGGTCAGTGCCGGCGATGTTTTAATTCTCGAATCTCCCGGCGGAGGTGGCTGGGGACTGAAACCGGAATAG